A stretch of the Amycolatopsis sp. BJA-103 genome encodes the following:
- a CDS encoding TVP38/TMEM64 family protein: MSGRTKLILALTVLALFVTAAVLLPIPSPAGLRAWAAGLGPATPLVFFLIYSVLTVAPIPRTVFNLAGGLLLGATTGIVVGILATTVASGLSFTLSRALGRDLVTRHLHRAKVRAVNDRLSDGGVLAITSLRLIPMVPFAPFSYLCGVSSVRFAPYLLGTALGSLPGTVAVVVLGDALTGETPPALLICYAVFAAAGAVGLIKVFRRKAVPVTEPSGEEEVPASAPAS; this comes from the coding sequence GTGTCCGGCCGTACCAAATTAATTCTCGCGCTCACCGTGCTCGCCCTCTTCGTGACGGCCGCGGTGCTGCTGCCGATCCCGAGCCCGGCCGGGCTGCGGGCCTGGGCCGCCGGACTCGGCCCGGCCACACCGCTGGTGTTCTTCCTGATCTATTCGGTACTCACCGTGGCACCGATCCCGCGCACCGTGTTCAACCTGGCGGGCGGGCTGCTGCTCGGCGCCACGACGGGCATCGTCGTCGGCATCCTGGCGACCACGGTCGCCTCCGGGCTCTCGTTCACCCTTTCGAGGGCGCTGGGCCGCGACCTCGTCACCCGGCATCTGCACCGGGCCAAGGTCCGCGCGGTCAACGACCGGCTTTCCGACGGCGGGGTCCTGGCGATCACGTCCTTGCGGCTGATCCCGATGGTGCCGTTCGCTCCGTTCAGTTACCTGTGCGGAGTGTCATCAGTCCGTTTCGCTCCGTATCTACTGGGGACCGCGCTCGGCAGCCTGCCCGGTACTGTCGCGGTCGTCGTCCTCGGTGACGCGCTGACCGGGGAAACCCCTCCCGCCCTGCTGATCTGTTACGCCGTGTTCGCCGCCGCGGGGGCCGTCGGGCTGATCAAGGTCTTCCGGCGGAAGGCCGTTCCGGTGACCGAACCGAGCGGCGAAGAAGAAGTGCCTGCCTCCGCACCGGCGAGCTGA